One Streptomyces sp. SAI-135 DNA segment encodes these proteins:
- a CDS encoding MoxR family ATPase translates to MTAAESAAADRPTPSSDGDWRLFRGDGASRAVTFPPAPPWRRLRPEEPDGSRTAGPRPYLINPDDADIVNAALHLRRPLLVTGHPGTGKSSLAHAIAHELALGRVLHWPVNSRSSLQDALYHYDAIGRLREANLRRDTDGPEPGIGQYVRLGPLGNALLARERPRVLLIDELDKGDVDLPNDLLTVFEEGEFEIPELSRLPEEHSTVHVRTDDPNAPAPVVRGRVRCREFPVVVITSNGEREFPPAFLRRCVRLDLPEPDEERLRDIVAAHLGHEALHDIDDLLEEFLGRRAPGELATDQLLNAVFLRKGGIDLDAGRLLDAVLHQLGGSV, encoded by the coding sequence ATCCGCTGCCGCAGACCGCCCCACCCCGTCCAGCGACGGAGACTGGCGGCTCTTCCGCGGCGATGGAGCCTCCCGCGCGGTCACCTTCCCGCCCGCCCCGCCGTGGCGCCGACTCCGCCCGGAGGAGCCCGACGGCTCGCGAACCGCAGGCCCCCGCCCCTACCTGATCAACCCCGACGACGCGGACATCGTCAACGCCGCCCTCCACCTGCGCCGGCCCCTGCTGGTCACGGGACACCCCGGCACCGGAAAGTCCTCACTGGCCCACGCGATCGCCCACGAACTGGCCCTCGGCCGCGTCCTGCACTGGCCGGTCAACAGCCGCTCCAGCCTGCAGGACGCCCTCTACCACTACGACGCGATCGGCCGGCTGCGGGAAGCGAACCTCCGCCGGGACACGGACGGGCCCGAACCCGGCATCGGCCAGTACGTCCGGCTCGGCCCGCTGGGCAACGCACTGCTGGCCCGGGAACGGCCCCGGGTCCTGCTCATCGACGAGCTGGACAAGGGGGACGTCGATCTGCCCAACGACCTGCTCACCGTGTTCGAAGAGGGCGAGTTCGAGATTCCGGAGCTCAGTCGCCTCCCCGAGGAGCACTCGACGGTCCACGTCCGCACCGACGACCCGAACGCGCCGGCTCCGGTGGTGCGCGGCCGCGTCCGCTGCCGTGAGTTTCCCGTCGTGGTCATCACCAGCAACGGCGAACGCGAGTTCCCGCCCGCCTTCCTCCGCCGATGCGTCCGTCTCGACCTGCCCGAGCCCGACGAGGAGCGACTGCGGGACATCGTCGCCGCACACCTCGGCCACGAAGCGCTGCACGACATCGACGACCTGCTGGAGGAGTTCCTCGGCCGCCGGGCGCCCGGCGAACTCGCGACCGATCAACTCCTCAACGCGGTCTTCCTCCGCAAGGGCGGCATCGACCTGGACGCGGGCCGTCTGCTCGACGCCGTCCTGCACCAACTCGGCGGGTCGGTATGA